The proteins below come from a single Serratia ficaria genomic window:
- a CDS encoding DUF1656 domain-containing protein, with product MNTSWLQASSPLPDLVLGASLYFPPIFKAFLLGLVLWLLIHHLLRDWIYSGEIWHPMLMDLSIFVLTLSGSLWILASW from the coding sequence GTGAATACATCATGGCTACAGGCTTCGTCTCCCCTGCCCGATTTGGTGTTGGGCGCATCGCTTTATTTTCCACCGATATTTAAAGCTTTTTTGCTGGGGCTGGTTTTATGGTTGCTGATACATCACCTGTTACGAGACTGGATTTATTCCGGCGAGATCTGGCATCCGATGCTGATGGATTTGTCTATTTTTGTTCTGACCCTCAGCGGTTCCTTATGGATTTTAGCGAGTTGGTAA